A single window of Solanum dulcamara chromosome 5, daSolDulc1.2, whole genome shotgun sequence DNA harbors:
- the LOC129888587 gene encoding protein SPIRAL1-like 5 produces MEKSPNSGRGVSYGGGQSSLGYLFGDDKKQQKIDEPPPSPTILAPPYGIDDDANESQNNSNTTSITYQKSQGQNSGIFITGRPSTKVNSVPGGDSSLGYLFGDKS; encoded by the exons ATGGAGAAATCTCCAAATTCAGGTAGAGGTGTTAGCTATGGTGGAGGTCAAAGTTCTTTAGGTTATCTATTTGGTGATGATAAAAAGCAACAAAAGATTGATGAGCCTCCACCTTCTCCAACCATTCTTGCACCTCCCTATGGAATTGATGATGATGCAAATGAATCACAAAATAATTCTAATACTACTTCAATTACTTATCAAAAATCTCAGGGACAAAATTCTGGAATTTTCATCACT GGTCGTCCATCGACAAAGGTGAATTCAGTTCCAGGAGGAGATTCATCATTGGGCTATTTGTTTGGAGATAAGTCTTGA